In the Leptotrichia sp. oral taxon 212 genome, one interval contains:
- a CDS encoding gamma-glutamyl-gamma-aminobutyrate hydrolase family protein: protein MSKKPVIGISSSVITDQGGMFPGYKRTYVNKDYVDAVIKNGGLPVILPFNEDEEIIRGLVSRVDGLILSGGHDVAPFNYGEEPEQKLGEIFPERDKFDYMLLSEAKKKKIPILGICRGLQVINTCEGGTLYQDLSYIDSVPVYKHSQGHSPELRTHSIEIDENSILHGIFGVKEMKVNSFHHQTLKKVAQGYKVTAKAKDGVIEAIEAENYPFLIGVQWHPEMLFKVHEDMNKLFSALVSKAEEGMR from the coding sequence ATGTCAAAAAAGCCTGTTATTGGTATATCTTCAAGCGTAATAACTGATCAGGGAGGTATGTTTCCAGGTTATAAAAGAACTTATGTAAATAAAGATTACGTAGATGCTGTTATAAAAAATGGAGGATTGCCGGTAATACTTCCTTTCAATGAAGATGAAGAAATTATCAGGGGACTTGTATCCCGTGTAGACGGTCTTATTCTGTCAGGAGGACATGATGTAGCTCCTTTTAATTACGGCGAGGAGCCTGAGCAAAAATTAGGTGAAATATTTCCTGAAAGGGATAAATTTGATTACATGCTTTTATCAGAAGCAAAAAAGAAAAAAATCCCTATTTTAGGAATATGTAGAGGACTGCAAGTTATAAATACTTGTGAAGGAGGAACGCTTTATCAGGATCTTTCATACATTGATTCTGTTCCTGTATACAAGCATTCACAGGGACACAGTCCTGAATTAAGAACACACAGTATAGAAATTGATGAAAACTCTATTTTACATGGGATATTTGGAGTTAAGGAAATGAAAGTGAATTCCTTTCATCATCAGACGTTAAAAAAAGTGGCACAGGGATATAAAGTTACGGCAAAGGCAAAGGATGGAGTCATTGAAGCGATTGAAGCAGAAAACTATCCTTTTCTGATAGGCGTACAATGGCACCCTGAAATGCTGTTTAAAGTACATGAAGATATGAATAAGCTGTTTTCAGCATTAGTGAGTAAAGCAGAAGAAGGGATGAGATAA
- a CDS encoding APC family permease → MAEKQKMKFWSIVLLTINSIIGTGIFLSPGSVAKLSGSLAPWIYLCAAVFASVLAITFASAAKYVTKNGAAYAYSKAAFGENAGLYVGITRFVAASIAWGVMATGVVKTTLSIFGYDSNNTLYITIGFLVLMIILMIINLTGTGILTFVSDLSTIGKLLALGITIIAGIIILLQTGHTNLSEINLLKDASGENLIPSMTVTGFVTAVISAFYAFTGFESIGSGASDMENPEKNLPRAIPLAIGIVAAIYFGIVLVSMFIDPKALITSKEVVVLASVFKSKIISNIIIYGALVSMFGINVAASFHTPRIFEAMAKEKQIPAYFDKRTANGVPMRAFFITALLAIVIPMAFGYNMMGIMIISSISRFIQFIVVPLGVISFFYGKNKEEVLDAKKNFVTDVFFPLLSVVLTIFLLVKFNWAAQFSLKTESGEMVTNWYAISAMVIGYVVLPLALFMSRKNEK, encoded by the coding sequence ATGGCAGAAAAGCAGAAAATGAAATTTTGGTCAATAGTACTACTTACAATAAACTCAATAATAGGAACAGGGATATTCCTGTCTCCTGGAAGTGTTGCAAAATTATCGGGAAGCTTAGCTCCCTGGATATATTTATGTGCGGCGGTATTTGCCTCTGTACTGGCAATAACTTTTGCTTCGGCAGCAAAATATGTTACAAAAAACGGAGCTGCATACGCCTATTCAAAAGCCGCATTTGGAGAAAATGCCGGTCTATATGTAGGAATTACAAGATTCGTGGCAGCGAGTATTGCATGGGGAGTTATGGCTACAGGAGTAGTAAAAACAACTCTTTCAATCTTTGGTTATGACAGTAATAACACTTTATATATAACAATCGGATTTCTTGTTTTAATGATAATTCTTATGATTATAAATTTAACTGGAACTGGAATACTGACATTCGTAAGTGACCTTTCCACAATAGGAAAACTTTTAGCTCTTGGAATTACAATTATTGCTGGGATTATTATCTTGCTTCAGACAGGACATACTAATCTTTCTGAAATAAATTTACTTAAGGATGCATCAGGGGAAAATTTAATTCCTAGTATGACTGTTACAGGTTTTGTTACAGCGGTAATATCAGCATTCTATGCATTTACAGGATTTGAAAGTATTGGAAGTGGAGCAAGTGACATGGAAAACCCTGAAAAGAATTTACCACGTGCAATTCCTCTGGCTATAGGAATTGTAGCAGCCATATATTTTGGAATAGTTCTTGTTTCAATGTTTATAGACCCTAAGGCACTTATTACTTCTAAAGAGGTTGTTGTCCTGGCTTCAGTTTTCAAAAGTAAGATTATTTCAAATATAATAATATATGGAGCACTTGTTTCAATGTTTGGTATAAACGTAGCGGCTTCATTCCATACTCCGAGAATATTTGAAGCGATGGCAAAGGAAAAACAGATTCCTGCATATTTTGACAAGCGTACAGCTAACGGGGTACCTATGAGAGCATTCTTTATAACAGCATTACTGGCTATAGTAATACCAATGGCATTTGGTTATAATATGATGGGAATAATGATAATCAGCTCAATTTCAAGATTTATTCAGTTTATAGTAGTTCCTCTGGGAGTAATTTCATTCTTTTATGGAAAAAATAAGGAAGAAGTACTGGATGCGAAAAAGAATTTTGTTACAGATGTATTCTTTCCATTACTGTCAGTAGTTTTAACTATATTCTTACTAGTTAAATTTAACTGGGCTGCACAATTCTCCTTAAAAACAGAATCAGGAGAAATGGTTACTAACTGGTATGCAATTTCAGCAATGGTAATTGGATATGTAGTTCTTCCTCTAGCTCTGTTTATGTCTAGAAAAAATGAAAAATAA
- the sufD gene encoding Fe-S cluster assembly protein SufD: MLNEASLQNLDNNSYRKESFKKYASLKKPNWKRVGYKYEEPGEFKPFNSTVIKNADQDGVAIRVLNDSLKDLERLSNDNEYGLGDFFKLQNYTFYNEGKYIKISERKKVEKPIYINYNFNKENNFLIDYNIIEVEDFAKATVIITYNSEDEEKAYRNGIIRVIAGRNSEVKLIKIQTLNTNSENFESSKIEALGQGKVEYYSVELGAKVNGISHKSYLEEDSAEIYIKPAYLADSDRKLDLEYSIVFKGRRAIGEIQGRGAVKDTAQKVFRGNLYFERGAAKSEGREGEFAILLDKKVKAHSIPTLFCNEDDVIGEHAASVGKVDEAKLFYLMSRGLSESRAKKLIVESSFRPILDNIDDEAIKEHLMEELERRI; encoded by the coding sequence ATGCTAAATGAAGCAAGTTTACAAAATCTTGATAACAACAGTTATAGAAAAGAAAGTTTTAAAAAATATGCTTCCCTTAAAAAACCTAACTGGAAAAGAGTTGGATATAAATATGAGGAACCGGGAGAATTTAAACCTTTCAACAGTACTGTCATAAAAAATGCTGATCAGGATGGTGTAGCCATAAGAGTACTGAATGATTCCCTGAAAGATCTGGAAAGACTTTCAAATGATAATGAATATGGACTGGGTGACTTTTTTAAACTGCAGAATTATACATTTTACAATGAAGGAAAATATATAAAAATAAGTGAAAGAAAAAAAGTGGAAAAACCAATTTATATAAATTACAACTTCAATAAGGAAAATAATTTTCTTATAGATTATAATATTATTGAAGTTGAAGATTTTGCAAAGGCTACTGTAATAATAACTTATAATTCTGAGGATGAGGAAAAAGCCTACCGTAACGGAATAATAAGAGTGATAGCCGGAAGAAATTCTGAAGTTAAACTTATAAAGATACAGACATTGAATACTAATTCCGAGAACTTTGAATCTTCAAAAATAGAAGCGCTTGGACAGGGAAAAGTTGAATATTACAGTGTAGAACTTGGAGCAAAGGTAAATGGTATAAGCCATAAATCCTATCTTGAGGAAGATTCTGCTGAAATATATATAAAGCCTGCATACCTTGCTGATTCTGACAGAAAACTTGATCTGGAGTATTCAATCGTATTTAAAGGTAGACGTGCAATAGGTGAAATCCAGGGAAGAGGAGCGGTTAAAGATACTGCTCAGAAAGTTTTCAGAGGAAACCTCTATTTTGAAAGAGGTGCTGCAAAATCTGAAGGAAGAGAAGGGGAATTTGCAATTCTTCTTGATAAGAAAGTAAAGGCTCACTCCATTCCAACACTATTCTGTAATGAAGATGATGTAATAGGAGAACATGCCGCTTCTGTAGGAAAAGTTGACGAAGCAAAACTTTTCTATCTGATGAGCAGAGGTCTTTCTGAAAGCAGGGCAAAAAAACTTATAGTTGAATCTTCTTTCAGACCAATACTTGACAACATCGATGATGAAGCAATAAAAGAACATCTGATGGAAGAACTGGAAAGAAGAATATAA
- the sufB gene encoding Fe-S cluster assembly protein SufB → MEDSRKKTYVADIERGVYDIKDEMQHKFTTGKGLTEEIVRKISEKKNEPQWMLEYRLKALEVFNSKPVPTWGPDLSDLDINDIVHYLEPDAKIMSDNWDDVPDYIKSTFDRLGIPEAERQSLAGVGAQYDSEVVYHSVHKELTDQGVIYTDIETAIKEHEDLVKQYFMKVITMHDHKFSALHGAVWSGGSFVYVPKGVKVNMPLQSYFRLNAAEAGQFEHTLIIVEEGADLHFIEGCSAPKYKKNVLHAGAVELIVKKGARMRYSTIENWSRNMYNLNTKRAIVEEDGVMEWVSGSFGSRVSMLYPMTILKGERSRCEFTGVTFASSGQYLDTGCKIVHAAPNTSSTVHSKSISKNGGTSFYRGLLNIAANATGAKATVECESLMLDNESRSDTIPIIEINNDSVDIGHEAKIGRISDEAIFYLMSRGISKDEAKAMIVRGFVEPISKELPLEYAVELNKLIELELEGTIG, encoded by the coding sequence ATGGAAGATAGTAGAAAAAAAACCTATGTTGCAGACATTGAAAGAGGTGTCTATGACATTAAAGATGAAATGCAGCATAAATTTACAACAGGAAAAGGACTTACAGAAGAAATCGTAAGAAAAATTTCCGAAAAGAAAAATGAGCCTCAATGGATGCTTGAGTATAGACTTAAAGCACTGGAAGTATTCAATTCTAAGCCTGTGCCTACATGGGGACCTGATTTATCTGATCTGGATATAAATGATATAGTTCATTATCTTGAGCCTGATGCAAAAATAATGAGTGACAACTGGGATGATGTACCTGATTATATAAAATCAACTTTTGACAGACTGGGAATACCTGAAGCTGAAAGACAGTCACTTGCGGGAGTAGGAGCACAGTATGATTCAGAGGTTGTCTACCATAGTGTTCACAAGGAACTTACAGACCAGGGAGTAATATATACAGACATAGAAACTGCCATAAAGGAGCATGAAGACCTTGTAAAACAATATTTTATGAAAGTTATTACTATGCATGACCATAAATTTTCTGCATTGCATGGTGCCGTATGGTCAGGAGGATCATTTGTATATGTTCCTAAAGGAGTAAAAGTCAATATGCCACTGCAATCTTATTTCAGGCTTAATGCTGCAGAAGCAGGGCAATTTGAGCACACACTAATAATCGTTGAAGAAGGGGCAGATCTTCACTTCATCGAAGGATGTTCTGCACCAAAATATAAAAAGAACGTACTGCATGCCGGAGCAGTTGAACTGATTGTAAAAAAAGGGGCAAGAATGAGATACTCCACAATAGAAAACTGGTCAAGAAATATGTACAATCTTAATACAAAAAGAGCTATAGTTGAGGAAGATGGTGTAATGGAATGGGTATCAGGATCATTTGGATCAAGGGTTTCAATGCTTTATCCTATGACTATTTTGAAAGGTGAACGTTCAAGATGTGAATTTACAGGTGTTACATTTGCATCATCAGGACAATATCTGGACACAGGATGTAAAATAGTTCATGCCGCACCAAATACATCTTCAACAGTACATTCAAAATCAATCTCTAAAAATGGAGGAACATCTTTTTATAGAGGTCTGTTAAATATTGCGGCAAATGCAACAGGAGCAAAAGCTACAGTTGAGTGTGAATCACTGATGCTTGATAATGAATCAAGATCTGACACTATTCCTATAATTGAGATAAATAACGACAGTGTAGATATAGGGCACGAAGCTAAGATAGGAAGAATAAGCGATGAAGCAATATTTTATCTCATGTCAAGGGGTATAAGCAAGGATGAGGCAAAAGCCATGATAGTAAGAGGATTTGTTGAACCTATCTCAAAGGAATTACCGCTTGAATATGCAGTAGAATTGAATAAACTGATTGAACTTGAACTTGAAGGGACAATCGGATAA
- the sufC gene encoding Fe-S cluster assembly ATPase SufC: protein MSLLNLKNVKSEVEGKEILKGVDLTINKGEVHVIMGPNGAGKSTLASILVGHPKHEVVGGQILLEGEDITELEVDERAQKGIFLSFQYPEEIPGLTVEDFLRTAKEAVTGEKQYIMQFHNELVEKMEKLHINPEYAERHLNVGFSGGEKKKNEILQMAVLEPKLAILDETDSGLDIDATKIVFEGVQKLKTKDTALLIITHYDKVLEYLKPDFVHVLMDGKIVKSGGIEIVEAIEKDGYGKMREELGL, encoded by the coding sequence ATGAGTTTGTTAAATTTAAAAAATGTTAAATCTGAAGTAGAAGGTAAGGAAATACTGAAAGGGGTAGATTTAACAATTAATAAAGGAGAAGTACATGTGATTATGGGACCTAACGGTGCCGGAAAATCAACTTTGGCAAGTATTCTTGTTGGGCATCCTAAACACGAAGTCGTTGGTGGTCAGATTTTACTGGAAGGTGAAGACATAACTGAACTTGAAGTAGACGAAAGAGCACAGAAAGGTATATTTCTATCATTCCAGTATCCTGAAGAAATACCGGGACTTACTGTTGAAGACTTTTTAAGAACGGCAAAAGAAGCTGTTACAGGAGAAAAGCAGTATATAATGCAATTTCATAATGAATTAGTTGAAAAAATGGAAAAATTACACATTAATCCTGAATATGCTGAAAGACATTTGAATGTTGGATTCTCAGGAGGAGAAAAGAAGAAGAATGAAATTTTACAAATGGCTGTACTTGAACCTAAACTGGCAATTCTTGATGAAACAGATTCAGGACTTGACATTGATGCTACAAAAATTGTTTTTGAAGGAGTGCAGAAATTAAAGACAAAAGATACGGCATTACTTATTATAACTCACTATGACAAAGTACTGGAATATTTAAAACCTGACTTTGTACATGTTCTTATGGATGGAAAAATAGTTAAAAGTGGTGGAATCGAAATTGTAGAAGCCATAGAAAAAGATGGATATGGAAAAATGAGAGAAGAACTTGGATTATAA
- the metF gene encoding methylenetetrahydrofolate reductase [NAD(P)H], whose amino-acid sequence MKIKDIFEEKEHIISFEIFPPNKNFSEERLKEVTSELIKHKPDFISVTYGAGGTTKSGTIEMSSHIKNNLKSEVLAHLTCVGSKKTEIASFLEEAKNHNIKNIMALRGDIPQGEDESIYEKGDYRYASDLIRNIKETHDDFSIGAAFYPETHYESNDLADIVHLKKKVDEGVDFLISQVCFDNRMFVDFREKTEKLNIKVPLIAGIMPVTNAAQIKRIVQLCKSSIPSGLEKILDKYGSNPESMKKAGIIYATEQIIELLSYGIRGIHLYTMNKTDTTEEIMKNISFAR is encoded by the coding sequence ATGAAAATAAAAGATATATTTGAGGAAAAAGAACATATAATTTCATTTGAGATTTTTCCACCAAATAAAAATTTTTCAGAAGAAAGGCTGAAAGAAGTTACAAGTGAGCTTATAAAACATAAACCTGATTTTATAAGTGTAACTTACGGTGCAGGAGGTACAACAAAATCAGGAACTATTGAAATGTCCTCCCATATAAAAAACAATTTAAAATCTGAAGTTTTAGCCCATCTGACATGTGTCGGAAGTAAAAAAACAGAAATTGCAAGTTTTCTTGAAGAGGCAAAAAATCACAATATTAAAAATATAATGGCACTTAGGGGAGATATACCTCAGGGGGAAGATGAATCCATTTATGAGAAAGGTGATTACAGATATGCTTCAGACCTTATAAGAAACATAAAAGAAACTCATGATGATTTTTCCATAGGGGCGGCCTTTTATCCTGAAACTCATTATGAAAGTAATGATCTTGCTGATATAGTCCATTTAAAGAAAAAAGTGGATGAAGGAGTGGATTTTCTTATATCTCAGGTGTGCTTTGATAACAGGATGTTCGTAGATTTCAGAGAAAAGACAGAGAAACTGAATATCAAAGTCCCTCTAATTGCAGGTATTATGCCAGTTACGAATGCGGCTCAAATTAAAAGAATAGTCCAGCTGTGTAAGAGCAGTATTCCTTCCGGTCTTGAAAAAATACTGGATAAATATGGAAGTAATCCAGAATCAATGAAAAAGGCAGGAATTATCTATGCGACTGAACAGATAATAGAACTGCTTTCATATGGAATCAGGGGAATACATCTTTATACAATGAATAAGACAGATACAACAGAGGAAATTATGAAAAATATTTCCTTTGCCAGATAA
- a CDS encoding DUF3298 domain-containing protein has product MKKLLLILMTLTVFNTTLVAKKTKVDTTFTFQNFVPSSPDAVKEFHRTKLLGSSRIEYPSFSGNNQVVTAMNKEMDKFINDFKETKNYVYKVTYSVTGNNAYFVSVLFNVERKNKTTNETLTYNEAISFNAKSGKALLMKDIFVQNYESALNAAVNDRVKQFGITTLDEKKRKFEGVDKKQKFYMEDDAIVFIFNQDEATDFGDKQMFIPFLLTDLIGLLK; this is encoded by the coding sequence ATGAAGAAATTATTACTTATTTTAATGACATTAACAGTATTTAACACAACCCTTGTAGCAAAAAAGACAAAAGTTGATACAACATTCACTTTCCAGAATTTTGTTCCTTCTTCACCTGATGCAGTGAAAGAGTTTCACAGAACAAAACTTTTAGGTTCTTCCCGTATTGAATATCCTTCTTTTTCAGGAAACAATCAGGTTGTTACCGCCATGAACAAGGAAATGGATAAATTTATTAATGATTTCAAGGAAACTAAAAACTATGTCTACAAAGTAACTTATTCCGTTACAGGAAATAATGCTTATTTTGTAAGTGTACTTTTCAATGTTGAACGTAAAAACAAAACTACAAATGAAACACTTACTTACAATGAAGCCATCTCCTTTAACGCAAAAAGTGGTAAAGCTTTGCTGATGAAAGATATATTTGTTCAAAACTATGAAAGCGCACTAAATGCAGCTGTTAATGATAGAGTAAAACAGTTTGGTATAACTACTTTGGATGAAAAGAAAAGAAAATTTGAAGGTGTAGATAAAAAACAAAAATTTTATATGGAAGATGATGCAATAGTATTTATTTTTAATCAAGATGAAGCAACTGATTTTGGTGACAAACAGATGTTTATCCCTTTTCTTTTGACTGATTTAATCGGACTTCTTAAGTAA
- the nifJ gene encoding pyruvate:ferredoxin (flavodoxin) oxidoreductase — MAKVMKTMDGSQAAAHAAYAFTEVAGIYPITPSSNMAEFVDQWAAYGKTNLFGAPVKVVEMQSEAGAAGTVHGSLQAGALTTTFTASQGLLLKIPNMYKIAGELLPGVIHVSARAISAQALSIFGDHQDIYAARMTGWTMLATGSVQEVMDLAGVAHLAAIKSRVPVLHFFDGFRTSHEINKVEVMDYEVYDRLLDRKAVQEFRERAINPEKPVTRGTAQNDDIYFQAREAQNKFYDAVPDIVNDYMKEINKVTGRHYAPFVYYGAEDAERVIVAMGSVTETIKETIDFLAKQGVKVGLLSVHLYRPFSEKYFFDVMPKTVKKIAVLDRTKEPGALGDPLYLDVKSLYYGKENAPIIVAGRYGLSSKDTTPEQMIAVYKNLAQPEPKDHFTVGIVDDVTFTSLPLEDEIFAGNEDSKECLFFGLGSDGTVGANKNSIKIIGDKTDLYAQGYFAYDSKKSGGVTRSHLRFSKDPIRSTYLVTKPNFVACSVPAYMGKYDMISGLREGGTFLLNTIWDKDKVVETIPNEIKRELARKKAKFFIINATELAKEVGLGNRTNTIMQSAFFYLTQVIPYEKAKDYMKDYAEKTYGRKGHDVVEKNWAAVDKGTEGLEEIPVDPSWADLPVNEEIVESNKPEFVKRIADPVNAIKGYDLPVSAFIGYEDGTFENGTTHYEKRGIAVEVPEWQPDMCIQCNQCAYVCPHAVIRPFLIDEKEMAAAPEGMPTIKAIGKGFENLQFKIQVSPLDCTGCGSCVNVCPAPKGKAIVMKPIDSQLERKEDINTDYLFNNVSYKDKIMGKGTVKGSQFAKPLFEFSGACAGCGETPYVKLVTQLFGERMIIANATGCSSIYGGSAPSTPYTTNSCGEGPAWASSLFEDNAEYGYGMYQAVNTVRQRIAKIMTECESEVAPELADLFVEWRENINDGDKTTELRDKMIPLLEKESGAKAKEILELKQYLVKKSIWMFGGDGWAYDIGYGGLDHVLASGDDVNILVLDTEVYSNTGGQASKSSPAGSVAKFASAGKPVKKKDLAAISMTYGNIYVARISMGANQNQALKAIREAEAYPGPSIIIAYSPCIAHGLKEGMGKSQTEEKLATEVGYWPILRFDPRLAEKGKNPLQLDSKSPAWDKYEEFLKRERRYTTLLAEFPDHAKVLFEMNLKNAKDTWNFYKRMAAMDYSTEE; from the coding sequence ATGGCTAAAGTGATGAAAACGATGGATGGAAGTCAGGCAGCAGCTCATGCAGCATATGCATTTACTGAGGTTGCTGGAATATATCCTATTACTCCTTCATCGAATATGGCAGAATTTGTAGATCAATGGGCTGCTTATGGTAAAACAAACCTATTTGGTGCGCCAGTAAAAGTAGTAGAAATGCAGTCGGAAGCAGGTGCAGCAGGAACAGTTCATGGATCATTACAGGCAGGAGCTTTAACGACAACATTTACCGCATCACAGGGATTGTTGCTTAAAATACCTAATATGTATAAAATCGCAGGAGAATTATTACCAGGAGTTATACATGTATCTGCGAGAGCGATATCAGCACAAGCATTATCAATTTTCGGAGATCACCAAGATATTTATGCAGCAAGAATGACAGGGTGGACAATGTTGGCAACAGGATCAGTACAGGAAGTAATGGATTTGGCAGGAGTTGCACATTTGGCAGCGATTAAATCAAGAGTGCCTGTATTACATTTTTTTGATGGATTCAGAACTTCACATGAAATAAACAAAGTAGAAGTAATGGATTATGAAGTATATGACAGACTATTAGACAGAAAGGCAGTTCAGGAATTCAGGGAAAGAGCGATAAATCCTGAAAAACCTGTAACAAGAGGAACTGCACAAAATGATGATATTTACTTCCAGGCAAGGGAAGCACAGAACAAATTTTATGATGCAGTGCCTGATATAGTAAATGACTATATGAAAGAAATAAACAAAGTAACTGGAAGACATTATGCACCATTTGTATATTACGGAGCAGAAGATGCTGAAAGAGTAATTGTAGCAATGGGATCAGTTACTGAAACAATTAAGGAGACAATAGATTTCTTAGCCAAACAGGGAGTAAAAGTAGGGCTTCTGTCTGTTCATCTGTACAGACCATTCTCTGAAAAATACTTCTTTGATGTGATGCCTAAAACTGTAAAGAAAATAGCAGTATTAGACAGAACAAAAGAACCTGGAGCTTTAGGAGATCCTTTATATCTTGATGTAAAATCACTTTATTATGGAAAAGAAAATGCACCTATTATAGTTGCAGGAAGATACGGACTGTCTTCGAAAGACACTACTCCTGAACAGATGATAGCTGTTTATAAAAACTTGGCTCAACCTGAGCCAAAAGACCACTTTACAGTAGGTATCGTAGATGACGTTACATTTACATCATTACCTCTTGAAGATGAAATCTTTGCAGGAAATGAAGATTCAAAAGAATGTCTGTTCTTTGGACTTGGATCTGATGGAACAGTAGGGGCAAATAAAAACTCAATAAAAATAATTGGAGATAAGACAGACTTATATGCTCAGGGATATTTTGCATATGATTCAAAGAAATCAGGAGGAGTAACAAGATCACACCTTAGATTCAGTAAAGATCCAATAAGATCTACTTATCTAGTTACAAAACCTAACTTTGTAGCATGTTCGGTTCCGGCATATATGGGAAAATATGATATGATTTCTGGATTAAGGGAAGGTGGAACATTCCTTCTTAACACAATCTGGGATAAAGATAAAGTTGTTGAAACTATACCAAACGAAATAAAAAGAGAACTTGCAAGAAAGAAAGCAAAATTCTTCATTATAAATGCAACAGAGCTTGCTAAGGAAGTTGGACTTGGAAACAGAACAAATACAATAATGCAGTCAGCTTTCTTCTATCTGACACAGGTAATACCTTATGAAAAAGCTAAGGATTATATGAAAGATTATGCTGAAAAGACTTATGGAAGAAAAGGACATGATGTAGTTGAGAAAAACTGGGCTGCAGTAGATAAAGGAACTGAAGGACTTGAAGAAATCCCTGTAGATCCTTCATGGGCAGATTTACCTGTAAATGAAGAAATTGTAGAATCTAATAAACCGGAATTTGTAAAAAGAATAGCAGATCCTGTTAATGCAATAAAAGGATATGATTTACCTGTATCAGCATTTATAGGATATGAAGACGGTACATTTGAAAATGGTACAACACATTATGAAAAAAGAGGAATCGCAGTTGAAGTACCTGAATGGCAACCTGATATGTGTATTCAATGTAACCAGTGTGCTTACGTATGTCCTCATGCGGTAATAAGACCATTCCTAATTGATGAAAAGGAAATGGCTGCAGCACCTGAAGGAATGCCTACAATAAAAGCTATTGGAAAAGGATTTGAAAATCTGCAGTTTAAGATACAGGTATCACCTTTAGATTGTACAGGATGCGGATCATGTGTTAACGTGTGTCCGGCACCAAAAGGAAAAGCAATTGTAATGAAACCGATTGATTCACAATTGGAAAGAAAAGAAGATATAAATACAGATTATCTGTTTAATAATGTTTCATATAAAGATAAGATAATGGGTAAAGGAACTGTAAAAGGATCACAGTTTGCAAAACCATTGTTTGAATTTTCTGGAGCATGTGCGGGATGTGGAGAAACTCCTTATGTTAAGCTTGTAACACAGCTATTTGGAGAAAGAATGATAATTGCGAATGCAACAGGATGTTCTTCAATTTATGGAGGTTCGGCACCATCTACACCATATACTACAAATTCATGTGGTGAAGGTCCGGCATGGGCGTCTTCATTGTTTGAAGATAACGCAGAGTACGGATACGGAATGTATCAGGCTGTAAATACTGTAAGACAGAGAATAGCGAAAATAATGACTGAGTGTGAAAGTGAAGTAGCACCAGAATTAGCCGACTTATTTGTTGAATGGAGAGAAAACATTAATGACGGTGACAAAACAACTGAATTAAGAGATAAAATGATTCCATTACTTGAAAAGGAATCAGGAGCAAAAGCAAAAGAAATTCTTGAGCTGAAACAGTATCTTGTTAAAAAATCAATATGGATGTTCGGTGGAGATGGATGGGCATATGATATTGGTTATGGAGGACTTGATCACGTATTGGCATCAGGAGACGATGTAAATATACTTGTACTTGATACGGAAGTCTATTCAAATACAGGTGGACAGGCATCTAAATCTTCACCTGCAGGATCAGTTGCAAAATTTGCTTCTGCCGGAAAACCAGTTAAGAAAAAAGACTTGGCAGCAATTTCTATGACATATGGAAATATCTATGTTGCAAGAATTTCAATGGGAGCTAACCAGAACCAGGCATTGAAGGCAATAAGAGAAGCTGAAGCTTATCCAGGGCCTTCAATAATAATAGCTTACTCACCATGTATAGCACATGGATTGAAAGAAGGTATGGGAAAATCTCAAACTGAAGAAAAACTTGCTACTGAAGTAGGATACTGGCCAATCTTAAGATTCGATCCAAGATTAGCTGAAAAAGGAAAAAATCCTTTACAGTTAGATTCAAAATCACCTGCATGGGATAAATATGAAGAATTTCTGAAGAGAGAAAGAAGATATACTACATTACTTGCAGAGTTCCCTGATCATGCAAAAGTATTGTTTGAAATGAACCTTAAAAATGCAAAAGATACATGGAACTTCTATAAGAGAATGGCAGCAATGGATTACTCAACAGAAGAATAA